The following are from one region of the Vibrio parahaemolyticus genome:
- a CDS encoding arylesterase — MIRLLSLVLFFCLSAASQASEKLLVLGDSLSAGYQMPIEKSWPSLLPDALLEHGQDVTVINGSISGDTTGNGLARLPQLLDQHTPDLVLIELGANDGLRGFPPKVITSNLSKMISMIKDSGANVVMMQIRVPPNYGKRYSDMFYDIYPKLAEHQQVQLMPFFLEHVITKPEWMMDDGLHPKPEAQPWIAEFVAQELVKHL, encoded by the coding sequence ATGATTCGTTTACTTTCCTTAGTTCTCTTTTTTTGTCTTTCCGCCGCATCGCAAGCAAGCGAAAAGCTTCTTGTTCTTGGTGATAGCTTGAGTGCTGGCTATCAAATGCCGATTGAGAAGAGTTGGCCTAGCTTACTCCCTGACGCGCTGCTCGAACACGGGCAAGATGTAACAGTTATTAATGGCAGCATCTCCGGAGACACTACTGGCAACGGTTTGGCTCGCCTCCCGCAACTGCTTGACCAACATACACCCGACTTAGTTCTTATCGAGTTGGGCGCCAATGATGGGTTGCGTGGCTTCCCTCCAAAAGTTATTACGTCGAATCTGTCGAAAATGATTAGCATGATCAAAGATTCTGGTGCCAATGTGGTCATGATGCAAATTCGTGTCCCACCTAACTACGGCAAGCGCTACAGCGACATGTTTTACGACATCTATCCTAAATTGGCTGAGCATCAACAAGTTCAGTTAATGCCGTTCTTCTTAGAGCATGTGATCACCAAGCCAGAGTGGATGATGGATGATGGCTTACATCCGAAACCTGAAGCTCAACCTTGGATTGCGGAATTCGTTGCTCAAGAAT
- a CDS encoding ABC transporter ATP-binding protein, whose amino-acid sequence MQTPVLKAPIVQANLVSKQVSTNQEQLTILKDVNVDIRKGETIAIVGTSGAGKSTLMTLLAGLDTPTSGEITLLGHELSKLDDEARAKIRADSLGFVFQSFLLIPSLSALRNVTLPCLLRGEAEDEARATELLTAVGLEKRLDHLPSQLSGGEQQRVALARAFMTQPELLFADEPTGNLDHQTADKVIELLFDLNSQHGTTLILVTHDVNLASRCDRIYRMEAGELKEEM is encoded by the coding sequence ATGCAAACACCTGTACTCAAAGCACCTATTGTTCAAGCGAATTTGGTTTCTAAACAAGTCTCTACTAATCAAGAACAATTAACAATCCTTAAAGATGTAAATGTTGACATCAGAAAGGGCGAGACCATCGCAATTGTCGGCACATCTGGTGCAGGCAAATCCACGCTAATGACATTGTTGGCGGGGCTCGACACACCAACCTCCGGAGAAATCACGCTTCTAGGACATGAACTTTCGAAGCTAGATGACGAAGCTCGTGCGAAAATCCGAGCCGATTCTCTAGGATTTGTCTTTCAAAGCTTTCTACTTATCCCAAGTTTGAGTGCACTTCGCAATGTGACCTTACCGTGTCTTTTACGCGGAGAAGCCGAAGATGAAGCACGAGCGACAGAATTGTTGACCGCTGTAGGATTGGAAAAGCGACTCGACCACTTACCAAGTCAACTTTCTGGTGGTGAACAACAACGCGTTGCGTTGGCCAGGGCATTTATGACTCAGCCAGAATTGCTGTTTGCTGATGAACCGACAGGGAACCTTGATCACCAAACCGCGGATAAAGTCATCGAGCTGTTGTTCGATCTCAATAGCCAGCACGGTACGACATTAATATTGGTCACTCATGATGTGAACTTAGCAAGCCGATGCGACAGAATTTATCGTATGGAGGCGGGTGAGCTTAAGGAGGAGATGTAA
- a CDS encoding ABC transporter permease has translation MSAVSSSEVTSSDQRGLKQHSPNKSLVRWSLGEIRQGNLWPISVALVLVIASIFALSALASRMEQVIVKQGKDALTADAVFVSANPLSDSLLKSTEQLERSVMTRFSTMAFSDNGMQLISVRGVDESYPLMGELVLDGNESGRVKPNQLWLDERIMAQLEVNKGDNVTIGDADFTVSGAVLMEPGLSFNPFQQMPAAYIHQSDVEKTGAIQVGSRVQYRLFLKADNAALKQLQDKTVLSPSDRWRTQDTASRSNEVFDRTTQYLSLTVAIVIIMAATTLVLTCQNYVNSRTQTIAMLKSLGASRRWIEKWLLIQVAILLVTASIVGLILGSGLEYLLRIPLKDLLPNPLPSYGVTPFIVAVVSAILITVPALGIPLLGLIKTPALEVLQQGTAQRSWKRLLLVLVPVLPLLALYANNTLVWIVLAGIAALFVVLAGLSIALTKLFSRFATKPAMKLALSRINRTPITSGLQFGALSLSLMLLSIIWLVRSDILADWERTLPADAPNVFALNIADHELANYLETLDKNGVTRSQAFPIIRGRLTEINGQNVKDVEYEGEGSDAIRRELNLTWGDQLPEYNDVLSGKWTNANSVSVEADVARDLGIQLGDELRFVINSQNFDATVDTIRHVEWRDMKPNFYFIFSSDVMANVPGSYLISYRINEGNESLLTSMSRAHPTVSVLDIRTMGEKIQALIQQIVSAITILALLGVVAGLLLIFTLLRLSLSQRQQEIRLYRTLGSSKKRINTTLWAEYGIMALVASSVAVTAAEACVAAVMKYGFDLNAQIHPELWIALPLATFVTLALVVMSLLKRLLTPVNT, from the coding sequence ATGTCAGCAGTATCTTCAAGTGAAGTAACATCTTCAGATCAACGTGGATTGAAGCAACACTCTCCGAATAAAAGTTTGGTGCGTTGGAGTTTGGGCGAAATTAGGCAAGGAAACCTTTGGCCGATCAGCGTCGCTCTGGTGTTGGTCATCGCGAGTATTTTTGCATTGTCTGCACTTGCATCTCGTATGGAGCAAGTGATTGTCAAGCAGGGCAAGGATGCATTAACAGCGGATGCGGTGTTCGTTTCCGCAAACCCATTATCTGACTCGCTATTAAAATCGACAGAGCAACTTGAGCGCTCCGTTATGACCCGATTTTCGACCATGGCTTTTAGCGATAACGGAATGCAGCTTATTTCTGTACGAGGTGTCGATGAAAGTTATCCTTTAATGGGAGAGTTGGTTTTAGATGGGAATGAGTCAGGTCGCGTGAAGCCTAACCAGCTTTGGTTAGACGAACGCATTATGGCTCAATTAGAAGTTAACAAAGGTGACAATGTCACCATTGGTGATGCAGATTTCACCGTTTCAGGTGCCGTGCTGATGGAGCCGGGTTTAAGTTTCAATCCATTCCAACAAATGCCTGCTGCGTATATTCACCAAAGCGACGTAGAAAAAACAGGCGCGATACAAGTCGGCAGTCGAGTGCAGTATCGACTGTTTCTAAAAGCTGACAATGCGGCGCTAAAGCAACTCCAAGATAAGACAGTTCTGTCACCAAGTGATCGCTGGCGTACTCAAGATACCGCGAGTCGCAGCAATGAAGTTTTTGATCGCACTACACAGTATTTATCATTGACCGTAGCTATCGTCATAATTATGGCCGCGACAACGTTGGTTCTTACTTGCCAAAACTACGTGAATAGCCGAACTCAAACCATCGCAATGTTGAAAAGCCTTGGCGCGAGCAGACGTTGGATAGAAAAGTGGTTATTGATTCAAGTTGCCATTCTATTGGTAACCGCCAGCATTGTCGGACTCATTCTGGGTAGCGGCTTGGAATATTTGTTACGTATTCCTCTGAAAGATCTCTTGCCAAACCCATTACCGAGTTACGGCGTCACTCCGTTTATTGTCGCTGTGGTTTCTGCCATTCTCATCACCGTTCCGGCGCTTGGTATCCCGCTACTTGGCTTAATTAAGACACCAGCACTTGAGGTTTTACAGCAGGGCACAGCGCAACGATCTTGGAAGCGACTGCTGCTCGTTCTTGTCCCTGTGCTTCCATTGCTCGCGTTGTACGCAAACAACACTTTGGTCTGGATTGTACTTGCGGGTATTGCAGCACTATTTGTCGTGTTGGCCGGATTAAGCATCGCATTGACGAAGTTATTCTCCCGCTTTGCCACCAAACCAGCGATGAAGTTGGCACTGAGCCGGATCAACCGCACGCCTATAACCAGCGGTCTGCAGTTTGGTGCGCTGTCGCTTTCTTTGATGCTCCTTTCCATTATTTGGCTTGTCCGTAGCGATATCCTCGCAGATTGGGAACGGACTTTGCCTGCGGATGCGCCTAATGTATTCGCATTAAACATTGCCGATCATGAACTGGCTAACTACCTAGAAACACTGGATAAAAATGGAGTGACGCGGTCACAAGCATTTCCAATTATTCGAGGACGACTCACAGAGATTAATGGCCAAAACGTTAAAGACGTTGAATATGAAGGGGAAGGCTCTGACGCAATCCGTCGAGAGCTTAACTTAACATGGGGTGATCAGTTACCAGAATATAATGACGTTCTTTCAGGAAAATGGACGAACGCAAACAGTGTTTCTGTTGAGGCAGATGTCGCGCGCGATTTGGGTATTCAACTTGGAGACGAATTAAGGTTTGTTATCAACAGCCAAAACTTTGATGCGACGGTGGATACCATTCGTCATGTTGAGTGGCGAGATATGAAGCCTAACTTCTATTTCATCTTTTCTTCTGATGTGATGGCAAATGTTCCGGGTTCATATTTAATTAGCTACCGAATCAATGAAGGAAACGAATCGCTGCTTACATCAATGTCGAGAGCGCACCCAACAGTTTCTGTGTTAGACATCCGAACTATGGGAGAGAAAATACAGGCACTAATACAACAAATCGTTTCTGCGATCACTATTCTTGCTTTGTTAGGCGTAGTTGCAGGGCTATTGCTCATTTTTACATTATTGCGCTTGAGCTTGTCTCAACGTCAGCAAGAAATCCGTCTGTATCGTACGCTCGGCTCAAGCAAAAAACGGATTAATACAACCTTGTGGGCGGAATACGGAATTATGGCGCTTGTCGCAAGTTCTGTCGCCGTTACGGCTGCCGAAGCCTGTGTAGCAGCAGTGATGAAGTATGGGTTTGACCTCAATGCTCAAATTCACCCTGAATTGTGGATAGCTTTACCGTTAGCCACTTTCGTTACACTGGCACTTGTTGTAATGAGTTTGTTGAAAAGATTGCTAACGCCAGTAAACACTTAA
- a CDS encoding FAD-dependent oxidoreductase, with product MKSEFLSHKDKHIAVVGGGVAGATAAIHFAELGFKVSVIEKGVSLVNGPPICHLHAGGNLYREISEQQCLDLLAQSIDTIRLYPHSLNIRPTIIAVPHSDGGDPFALLPRLEVIKSAYQALVDKDEHNKVLGEPEEYFKLYSKEELQELAKQNQPEHPSTFDEWSIPFAQHADLEQLKYPVVAVQEYGWSVFRLAAIANLTLAKLPNSNVITQATLNQADWLGDHWQLTYEHNGVNCLLTCDYLVNACGFETGTIDNAVGAKRDRLVEFKAAYVTKWNECNQQWPEVIFHGPRGTDKGMAQLTPYGDGYFQLHGMTKEITLFEDGLVESTALSAQPELPVPLLSKIRSGWREEILGERTHNAIQHMAQFIPDYKTAEKGGKALFGAQQIPGTDPVLRAADVSFEQNHYARIEVVKASSTLLAAQKMLQYWFDITPQQNVEAQHPVTVNWSEDKIEQYAIKLTEERGYPHALAERYGM from the coding sequence ATGAAGTCTGAGTTTCTAAGTCATAAAGATAAACACATCGCCGTTGTAGGTGGTGGTGTAGCCGGTGCCACAGCCGCCATTCATTTTGCAGAGTTGGGATTCAAAGTCTCTGTTATTGAAAAGGGCGTCTCGTTAGTCAACGGCCCACCAATTTGTCACCTTCATGCGGGCGGTAATTTGTATCGTGAAATTTCTGAACAACAATGTTTGGATTTGCTTGCGCAATCTATAGATACGATCAGACTGTATCCTCACTCACTGAATATTCGTCCTACCATTATTGCCGTACCTCACTCTGATGGGGGTGACCCATTCGCGCTGCTGCCTCGCTTAGAGGTGATTAAAAGTGCTTACCAGGCGTTAGTCGACAAAGACGAACACAACAAAGTACTTGGCGAGCCTGAAGAGTATTTCAAACTGTATTCGAAAGAAGAATTGCAGGAACTGGCAAAACAAAACCAACCAGAACATCCATCCACATTTGATGAATGGAGCATTCCTTTTGCTCAGCACGCTGATTTAGAACAATTAAAATATCCGGTCGTTGCCGTTCAGGAGTATGGTTGGAGCGTGTTCCGTTTAGCGGCTATTGCTAACTTAACCTTAGCAAAACTGCCGAATTCAAACGTGATTACTCAAGCGACACTGAATCAGGCTGATTGGCTTGGTGATCATTGGCAATTGACTTACGAACACAATGGCGTCAATTGTTTGCTTACTTGTGATTACTTAGTCAACGCATGTGGTTTCGAGACGGGAACTATTGATAACGCAGTTGGTGCTAAGCGTGACCGTTTAGTTGAATTCAAAGCCGCTTACGTGACCAAATGGAACGAATGTAACCAGCAATGGCCAGAAGTCATTTTCCACGGCCCCCGTGGCACAGATAAAGGAATGGCGCAGTTAACTCCCTATGGAGATGGCTATTTCCAGCTGCACGGCATGACGAAAGAGATCACGTTGTTTGAAGATGGCTTAGTTGAAAGCACGGCACTCTCTGCTCAACCTGAGCTACCTGTTCCGTTACTGTCTAAAATTCGCAGTGGGTGGCGTGAAGAAATTTTGGGAGAAAGAACGCATAACGCAATACAACACATGGCCCAATTTATCCCTGATTACAAAACAGCGGAAAAAGGTGGCAAAGCATTGTTTGGTGCTCAACAGATTCCAGGCACAGATCCTGTGCTTCGCGCGGCAGATGTTTCATTCGAACAAAATCACTACGCTCGAATTGAAGTTGTGAAAGCGTCTTCTACGTTGTTAGCTGCTCAAAAAATGCTTCAGTATTGGTTTGATATCACGCCTCAACAAAATGTAGAAGCGCAACATCCAGTGACCGTTAATTGGTCTGAAGACAAAATCGAACAATACGCGATTAAACTGACCGAAGAACGAGGCTATCCGCATGCTCTAGCTGAACGCTACGGGATGTAA
- a CDS encoding biotin-dependent carboxyltransferase family protein → MSASGLLVEKSGPLSLIQDFGRFGLAHIGITQGGPVDDYAYSWANHLLGNRVNCSAIEITLGNACFVALQDCHLAICGGDLNASVDGHPIANWSDFSIKKGQKLQFGMARNGLRAYLAVKGGFNVPEHLGSSSTVLREALGGLEANGNALKAGDVLPFDAHSLPNHKPRIMTFRFKPDYNLPITLRVIEGYQCDDFSVEAKEKLYSGSFAISPDSNRMGYRLEGNTVKPPYDGILSEGIALGAIQIPHDGNPIVLLNDHQTIGGYPKLGCVARIDLPRLAQAKPGQKVRFIKGDRQGLQDVWCQWAQFFGY, encoded by the coding sequence ATGAGCGCATCAGGATTATTAGTTGAAAAGTCAGGGCCTTTGTCACTGATTCAAGACTTTGGCCGTTTTGGTCTTGCTCACATCGGGATAACGCAAGGTGGCCCTGTTGATGATTACGCCTACAGTTGGGCTAATCATTTACTTGGAAATCGTGTGAATTGCTCAGCAATCGAGATTACGCTAGGCAATGCTTGTTTTGTCGCCTTACAAGACTGTCACCTGGCAATTTGTGGCGGCGATCTTAATGCATCAGTAGATGGTCACCCTATTGCTAATTGGTCGGATTTTTCGATAAAAAAAGGGCAAAAGCTTCAGTTCGGAATGGCGAGAAATGGCCTTCGCGCCTATCTCGCTGTAAAAGGTGGCTTCAATGTGCCTGAGCACCTTGGGAGCTCATCGACCGTGCTTCGTGAAGCATTAGGTGGACTAGAAGCCAATGGTAACGCTCTAAAAGCTGGAGATGTTCTCCCTTTTGACGCTCATTCATTACCTAACCATAAACCAAGAATCATGACATTTCGTTTCAAGCCAGATTACAACTTGCCAATTACACTACGCGTTATTGAAGGTTATCAATGTGATGATTTCAGTGTTGAAGCTAAAGAAAAACTCTATTCGGGAAGCTTTGCGATATCGCCAGACTCTAATCGAATGGGCTATCGCCTTGAAGGAAATACGGTAAAGCCACCTTATGATGGCATCTTGTCTGAAGGGATCGCGCTAGGCGCCATTCAAATTCCCCATGATGGTAATCCGATTGTATTACTCAATGACCACCAAACCATTGGCGGGTATCCAAAGCTTGGTTGTGTTGCAAGAATAGATTTGCCTAGATTAGCGCAAGCGAAGCCGGGTCAGAAAGTGCGTTTCATCAAGGGTGATAGACAAGGTTTGCAGGATGTGTGGTGTCAGTGGGCTCAGTTTTTTGGCTACTGA
- a CDS encoding 5-oxoprolinase subunit B family protein — protein sequence MHQTKFSIDLVSECSILIRFDETISENSIGQLARAMNQHLSHIVMNIVPSYRTVLIDYLPFRISEFQLVGILHNILVAFDPNKADKGEPNEISIPVYYSEETALDLKRFEEQGIDIGALIDAHTKPVYTVSAIGFAPGFAFLSDVEESITMPRLKTPRTFVPSGSVGIADSKTAVYPSDSPGGWNIIGRSPLSLFSDTPPFIPFEVGDKVTFYAVSKQEFLELGGAL from the coding sequence ATGCATCAAACAAAGTTCTCGATTGATTTGGTTTCTGAATGCAGCATTTTGATTCGATTTGATGAAACCATTTCTGAAAACTCAATTGGACAGTTAGCGCGAGCAATGAACCAACATCTGTCTCATATTGTCATGAATATCGTTCCTTCCTATCGAACCGTGTTAATTGATTACTTACCGTTCAGAATCAGTGAATTTCAGTTAGTCGGCATACTGCACAATATCTTAGTCGCTTTTGATCCAAATAAAGCCGACAAGGGTGAACCTAACGAAATTTCGATACCCGTTTATTACTCGGAAGAAACTGCTTTAGATTTGAAGCGTTTTGAAGAACAAGGCATTGATATCGGCGCGCTTATTGATGCTCATACAAAGCCAGTATATACCGTTTCTGCGATTGGGTTTGCACCTGGCTTCGCCTTTCTTTCTGATGTCGAAGAGAGTATCACCATGCCTAGGTTAAAAACGCCGAGAACGTTTGTGCCATCAGGAAGTGTCGGCATTGCCGATAGTAAGACCGCCGTTTACCCATCAGACAGTCCAGGTGGTTGGAATATCATAGGTCGTTCTCCACTCTCACTCTTTTCGGATACTCCTCCTTTTATTCCTTTTGAAGTTGGTGACAAGGTCACGTTTTATGCGGTATCAAAACAGGAATTTCTTGAATTAGGGGGAGCGTTATGA
- a CDS encoding 5-oxoprolinase subunit PxpA, which yields MTLNKQQLTLNCDMGESFGSWKMGADDSVMPHVDMANIACGFHASDPNVMHDTITLANLHDVDIGAHPGYPDLQGFGRRSLSMSSDEITNMVIYQVGALQALCRAQYTDIGYIKPHGALYNDMMKSDAVFRAVVKAAALFKVPLMILASQENEKYLEIADDYDVPLLFEAFADRLYQDDGMLTPRTHPNAVLKDELAILEQVRTLADSGRVKTASGSYILLEADTICVHGDNEESIALIQKIRQSLYSGGN from the coding sequence ATGACATTGAATAAACAGCAACTGACATTAAATTGCGATATGGGCGAGAGCTTTGGTTCTTGGAAGATGGGCGCTGACGATAGCGTGATGCCTCATGTCGATATGGCGAACATTGCTTGTGGCTTTCACGCTTCCGATCCGAACGTGATGCACGACACGATTACCTTAGCGAATCTTCACGATGTTGATATTGGTGCGCATCCCGGTTATCCCGACTTACAAGGTTTTGGTCGACGCAGCCTCAGTATGAGCAGCGATGAAATTACTAACATGGTGATCTATCAAGTAGGCGCGTTGCAGGCATTGTGCCGTGCGCAGTATACCGATATCGGTTATATCAAGCCTCATGGTGCCCTTTACAACGATATGATGAAAAGCGATGCGGTTTTTCGAGCGGTCGTTAAAGCAGCCGCACTGTTTAAAGTACCGTTGATGATCCTTGCATCGCAAGAGAACGAAAAATATTTAGAAATCGCGGACGATTATGATGTGCCATTGTTGTTTGAGGCGTTTGCCGATCGCCTGTATCAGGATGATGGGATGTTGACACCAAGAACGCATCCAAATGCCGTTTTGAAAGATGAGCTTGCGATTTTAGAACAAGTCAGAACATTGGCTGATTCGGGCCGAGTAAAAACCGCTTCAGGCAGTTATATCTTGTTAGAAGCGGACACAATATGCGTCCATGGAGACAATGAAGAGTCGATCGCTTTGATTCAAAAAATTCGTCAAAGCCTCTACTCCGGAGGAAATTAA